One window of the Desulfovibrio sp. JC010 genome contains the following:
- the rpsC gene encoding 30S ribosomal protein S3: MGQKVHPYGFRLGYTKNWLSRWFSSKDYPAFVYEDDSIRKYVKEKIFHAGVSKIEIERAGGKIRLIIHTARPGIIIGRKGVEIEKLREDLRRKFNKEFALEVSEIRRPETDAQLVAENIAQQLERRVAFRRAMKRIVGLARKFGAEGIKVACAGRLAGAEIARTEWYRDGRVPLQTLRADIDYGVARANTTYGVIGIKVWIFKGEILDHEVEQ; this comes from the coding sequence ATGGGTCAGAAAGTACATCCATACGGCTTCAGACTTGGATACACCAAGAACTGGCTTTCCAGATGGTTCTCCAGTAAGGACTATCCCGCTTTCGTCTACGAAGACGACAGCATTCGTAAATATGTAAAAGAGAAGATCTTTCACGCAGGCGTCTCCAAAATCGAGATCGAGCGTGCAGGTGGCAAAATCCGCCTGATCATCCACACCGCACGTCCCGGTATTATCATCGGCCGCAAAGGTGTTGAGATTGAAAAGCTCCGTGAAGACCTTCGTAGAAAATTCAATAAAGAATTCGCTCTTGAAGTTAGCGAAATCCGCCGTCCCGAAACCGACGCGCAGCTCGTTGCTGAGAATATTGCACAGCAGCTTGAGCGCCGTGTGGCTTTCCGTCGCGCTATGAAGCGCATTGTGGGCCTTGCCCGCAAGTTCGGCGCAGAGGGTATCAAAGTTGCTTGTGCCGGCCGTCTTGCCGGTGCTGAAATCGCACGTACCGAATGGTACCGCGACGGCCGCGTGCCCCTTCAGACTCTCAGAGCTGACATCGACTACGGTGTAGCACGTGCTAACACCACCTACGGTGTCATCGGCATCAAGGTCTGGATCTTCAAAGGTGAAATTCTCGACCACGAGGTGGAACAGTAA
- the rplP gene encoding 50S ribosomal protein L16: MLSPKKVKFRKRQKGRLKGKAQRGSTIAFGDIAIKTLEHGKLTNNQIEAARVAIMRHIKRGGQVWIRVFPDMPITAKPAEVRQGKGKGSPVGWVAPVKPGRILYEVKGVDIELAKEALVRASHKLPVKTTIVVKEGL, encoded by the coding sequence ATGCTATCACCTAAGAAAGTTAAATTCCGTAAACGTCAGAAAGGTCGCCTGAAAGGTAAAGCTCAGCGCGGTTCCACTATCGCTTTCGGCGATATTGCAATCAAGACTCTGGAACACGGAAAACTTACCAACAACCAGATCGAAGCAGCTCGTGTCGCGATCATGCGTCACATCAAGCGTGGCGGTCAGGTATGGATCAGGGTTTTCCCCGACATGCCTATCACTGCCAAGCCTGCTGAAGTCAGACAGGGTAAAGGTAAAGGTTCCCCGGTTGGTTGGGTTGCCCCGGTTAAACCCGGTCGCATTCTGTACGAAGTGAAAGGTGTAGACATTGAACTGGCCAAAGAAGCTTTGGTCCGTGCATCTCACAAGCTTCCCGTCAAAACTACCATCGTAGTCAAGGAGGGATTGTAA
- the rpmC gene encoding 50S ribosomal protein L29, with protein sequence MKAKELRELDNAALNEKLAEARQELFNLRFQHATAQLENTQRLSDVKKDIAKILTVQREKELGA encoded by the coding sequence ATGAAAGCCAAAGAACTTCGTGAACTCGACAACGCTGCTCTGAATGAGAAGCTTGCAGAAGCCCGTCAGGAGCTTTTCAACCTTCGTTTCCAGCACGCTACTGCTCAGCTGGAAAACACCCAGAGACTGTCCGATGTTAAAAAAGACATCGCAAAGATCCTCACCGTGCAGCGTGAAAAGGAACTGGGAGCATAA
- the rpsQ gene encoding 30S ribosomal protein S17: MAELNLKGNRRVLTGVVVSDKNDKTIVVRCETLVKHPLYKKFIRRHTKFMAHDPANECGIGDKVQIVEFRPLSRRKRWHLDKILEKAV, encoded by the coding sequence ATGGCAGAGCTTAATCTGAAAGGAAACAGGCGCGTGCTGACCGGCGTTGTTGTCTCCGACAAGAACGACAAGACTATTGTTGTTCGTTGTGAGACCCTCGTTAAGCACCCCCTGTATAAAAAATTCATCCGTCGCCACACCAAATTCATGGCACATGATCCTGCCAATGAGTGCGGTATCGGCGATAAGGTGCAGATTGTTGAATTCCGCCCCCTTAGCCGGCGCAAAAGGTGGCATCTCGATAAAATTCTGGAAAAAGCAGTTTAG
- the rplN gene encoding 50S ribosomal protein L14 codes for MIQVESKLDVADNSGAKKVSCIKVLGGSKRRYASVGDIIVVSVKEAMPHSKVKKGAVMKAVVVRTKKEIGRADGSYIKFDNNSAVLLNNSSDPVGTRIFGPVARELRACGFMKIVSLAPEVL; via the coding sequence ATGATTCAGGTAGAATCCAAACTTGACGTAGCGGATAACTCTGGTGCCAAGAAAGTATCTTGTATCAAGGTACTGGGCGGTTCCAAGAGACGCTATGCCAGTGTCGGAGACATTATTGTGGTTTCCGTTAAGGAAGCGATGCCCCATTCCAAAGTGAAGAAGGGCGCTGTGATGAAAGCTGTCGTTGTTCGTACCAAGAAAGAAATTGGTCGTGCTGACGGTTCTTACATCAAGTTCGACAATAACTCTGCCGTTCTTCTTAATAACTCAAGTGACCCGGTAGGGACCCGTATTTTCGGGCCCGTAGCTAGAGAACTCAGAGCCTGCGGGTTCATGAAGATCGTTTCTCTGGCACCCGAGGTACTGTAA